CGGAGGACCCCGAACTCGCGATCCGGGTCGCAATCGACGCCGGGGCCGGCACCCTCTCGATCAGCGACAACGGCATCGGCATGTCCCGTGACGAGGTCGTCCAGCAGCTCGGCACGATTGCGCGGTCCGGTACAGCCGAGTTCGTGCGCCGCCTGAGCGGCGACCAGAAGCAGGACGTGAACCTGATCGGCCAGTTCGGTGTCGGCTTTTATTCGGCGTTCACCGTGGCCGACCGCGTGGAAGTACTGACGCGTCGCGCCGGTCTCGGGCCGGAGCAGGGCGTACGCTGGGAGTCCGCCGGCGACGGCGAGTTCACCGTGGAGACGGTGGAGCGTGCCGAGCGCGGCACCCAGGTGACGCTGCACCTGCGTTCCGACGCGACGGAGTTCGCCGACGATTTCCGCCTGCGGGCGCTGATCCGGAGGTATTCCGACCACATCGCATTCCCGGTGCTGATGCGCAAGGCGGGCGCCACGGCGAAAGACGTCGAGGAGACGCGCGAAGAGGCGGTCAACGCCGCCCGCGCCTTGTGGACGCGTCCCAAGGGGGAGATTGCGGACGAGGAATACAAAGAGTTCTACAAGCACATTTCCCATGACTTCACCGAGCCTTTGCTCTGGAGCCACAACCGCGTCGAAGGCAAGCGCGTCTACACGAGCCTGCTCTTTCTGCCGGCGCGCGCCCCGTTCGACCTGTGGAACCGCGAGAAGCCACGTGGCCTGAAGCTCTACGTCCGGCGCGTTTTCATCCTCGACGACGCCGAGCAGTTTCTGCCGCTGTACCTGCGGTTCATGCGCGGCGTGATAGATGCCGACGAGTTGTCGTTGAACGTGTCGCGGGAGCTGCTGCAGCACGATCCGGAGGTGGAGGCGATCCGCGGCGGGCTGGCGCGGCGCGTGCTCGACCTGCTGGAAAAACTCGCGGCCGACGATCCGGCGAAATACGCCGGGTTCTGGAAGGAATTCGGCCGCGTGCTCAAGGAAGGACCAGCGGAGGATCACGCGAACCGTGAGCGCATTGCGAAGCTGTTGCGTTTCACCAGCACGCGCTCGGCCGGCGACGAGCCGGACCGCAGCCTCGACGATTATCGTGCCGGTGCCCCCGCGGGGCAGCGCCACATCTGGTACCTGACCGCCGACAGCCTGGCCGCGGCCCGCAGCAGCCCGCATCTCGAGATTTTCCGCAAGCGCAACCTGGAGGTGCTGCTCCTCACCGATCCGATCGACGAGTGGGTAACCGGCCACCTCGCCGAGTTCGCCGAGCTGAAGTTCCGCGACATCCGCCGTGGCGAACTCGACCTCGAGGAAGGCGAGGGCGACGGAAAGGACGAATCCGATGCACCGGCCGGCGAGCACGCAGCGCTGCTCGAGCGCCTGAAGGCGGCGCTCGGCGACGAGGTCGAGAAAGTCTGCGTCAGCGAGCGGCTGACGGAATCGCCTGCCTGCCTGTCGATGGGCGAGTTCGACATGGGGCCGCAGTTACGGCGGATTCTTGCGGCCTCGGGCCAGGCGGTGCCGGATGCGCGGCCGATCCTGGAGATCAACCCGGCCCACGCGCTGTTGAAGCGGCTTGCCACCGAGCAGGGCGAGGCACGGTTCGGCGACCTTGCCCAGGTGCTGTTCGAGCAGGCGCTGCTCACCGAAGGCCGGCCGCTGAAGGACCCCGGTGCGTTCGTGCAGCGGGTGAACCGCCTGCTCGCGGGGTGATGCGCGTCGGCGGTCGGGTCGCCGTCGTGACAGCGGTGGTTCAGCAGTTCTGGTCGCAGGCTGGCCCTACGCCGTGCTCGACCTGCAGCGTGGCGTGACCGATGCGGAAGCGGTGCTCGAGCTCCCCGGCGACATCGCGCAGGAAGCGATCGTCCTTCAGGCCGGCGGGGATCACCAGGTGCGCGGTCAGTGCCGTTTCCGTCGTGCTCATTGCCCAGATGTGCAGGTCATGGATGCCGGTCACCCCGGGCAGCTGCCGCAGGAACTCGCGCACGTCCTGTGGATCGATCGCCTTCGGCACCGCATCGAAGGCCATGTCGAGCGACTCGGTGAGTACGTCCCAGGTTCCAACCACGATCACCGCGACGATGACCAGGCTGATCGCCGGATCGAGCCACAGCCAACCGAGTGTCAGCACGCCGATGCCGCCAAGCACCACGGCAACCGACACTGCGGCGTCTCCCACCATGTGCATGAATGCAGCGCGGACGTTGAGATCGTGATGGCGTCCGGCGGCGAAGAGCCAGGCCGTAATGCCGTTGATCACCACGCCCACGCCCGCGACCCAGATCATCACTGAGCCTGCGACCGGCGCCGGCTCGCGAAACCGCAGCAGCGCCTCCCAGCCGATCGCACCCATGGCGACCAGCAGCAGTACGGAGCTCACCAGCGAGGAGAGGATGGTGCCGCGCCGGAAACCGTAGGTCCGCCGCGGAGTCGGGTCGCGCCTGGCAAGGCGCGCGGCACCCCAGGCCATCACCAGGCTCAGGACATCGCTCAGGTTGTGGCCCGCATCGGCGATCAGTGCGAGCGAGTCGGCGATTACGCCAAACACCAGCTCCACCACCACGAAGAGCATGTTCAGGCTGATACCGATGAGGAAGGCGCGGTTCAGGTCCTCGGGCGGCGGATGGTGGTGATGGCCGTGGGAATGGTGGTGCTCATGACGCTCATGACGATCATGATCATCATGAGCGTCATGGTCATGGTCATGGTCATGCCCGTGATCCCGGGGATGGTCGGGATCATGCGCGTGCGAATGGGGGGTTGTTGCCACGATCGGACGCCCTGATCGTCCCGGCCCTGGATTCGGCGAAGCCTATCACGGCTGTTTTCGGCGCGGCTTGGGAACTTTCCCTTACGCCAGGCGCCCGGGACGTCGGGTACACTGGACACTGTCCCGGTTGAGAGACCTGATGGCAGGCTTGCATGCGTTCCGTCGAATGCCTGGCGGCCCTGGTGGGCCAGACACCACTCCTCGAGATCCGTTACCGGTTGGGCGGCCGACGCCGCCGGCTGTACGCGAAGTTCGAGGTCATGAACATGACCGGCAGCGTCAAGGACCGCATGGCGCTGCACATCCTGCGCCGCGCGCAGGAGCGCGGTGAACTGAAGGACGGCGACGTCATCGTCGAGGCGACCAGCGGCAACACCGGCATCTCGTTTTCCGCCCTCGGCCGCGCGCTCGGTCACCGGGTGCGCATCTACATGCCCGACTGGATGAGCCACGAGCGCGTGCACCTCATGCACAGCCTCGGCGCCGAAGTGATCCCGGTCGCCAAGTCGCAAGGGGGCTTCGTCGGCTCGATCGCGCTCACACGTGAGTACGCCGCCGAAAACGCGAACGTGTATCTGCCGCGGCAGTTCGACAACCCCGACAACGTCGAGGCGCACGAACTCATGACGGGCCCGGAGATCGAGACGCAACTCGCCCGCTTCGGCGTCAAGGCAGATGCCTTCATCGCCGGCGTCGGAACCGGCGGCACGGTCATGGGTGTAGGCCGCTATCTGCGCCGCGACGGGCGCAAGGTGCGGGTGCACCCGCTGGAACCGGCCAACTCCCCGACGCTGCGCACCGGGAAGAAGGTCGGGTCACATCGCATCCAGGGCATCAGCGACGAGTTCATTCCCTCCATCGTGAAACTCGACCAGCTCGATGCGGTCGTGGATGTCTGGGACGGCGACGCAATCCTCATGTCGCAGGCGCTGTGCCACCGCATCGGGCTGGGGGTCGGTATCTCCGCCGGCGCCAACATCGTCGGGGCCATCAAGCTCGGCGAGGAGCTCGGCGACGATGCGGTCGTGGTCACCGTCATCTGCGACTCGAACAAGAAGTATCTCTCGACTGCACTCGCCGCGGCCGAGCCGCCGCAGGACGACTACATCACCCCGCAGGTGCAGCTCGACTCCTTCATCAGCGTGCGCTGAACCTCGGGGTGAGGAGCCGCGAATCGACGGCGCTGCGCAGTCCGCGGCTCAAAGGCAGCCGAGCGTCCGGAGTTCGCGCTCGCATTGGGCCGGATCCTCGAAGCGGATCGTCAGTATGCCGAACCGGGCCGCGGCCGACAGGTTCACGTCGAGGTCGTCGATGAATACCGTTGCGGTAGCGTCGAGACCGAAGGCCCCGAGCAGGTGCGCATAGATAGCCGGTTCCGGCTTGCACAGTTGCACCCGGCAGGAGATGACCTTCCCGGCAAAAGCGTCCCAGAATGTCTGCGTGCGCTCGAGATATTCGATGGAGGCGGCGTGCATGTTCGACAGGCAGAACAGCGTGTGCCCCCGCGCTTTCAGCCGGTGCAGCAAGTCGATCGTGCCCGTGATCGGTGTGAGCGACGGCGGCACCCGTCGCATGAATAGTGCAAGAGCATCGGCCGGCAGCCCGGTGCGCTGCGCGGCGCGCGTCACCGCGGTCGCAGGTGCCAGCGTTCCGCGGTCGAGTTCGAGCCAGTCCGGGTGATCGATGACGTCCCGGCGCACCCGCGCGCGCACAAGCGGGTCGGCAAATACCGTTTCGATGACGGCATCCGGCTCCCATCGCACCACCACGCGCCCGAGATCGAAGACGACATTCATGCCGTGCATGGCGGCTGCGGAGCGGGGCCGGCCCGCTCACAGCAGGGCATTTTTGCCGTAGTCAGAGCAGATCCTGATTCATGGTGTACGTGCCCGTGAGCCGCGCCTCGGCCAGCACGTGGCCCGCGATCGCCTTGCGTACCTCGGCGGCGGTGAAGCGGCCCTCCACCGGGCAGCGCTCGAGGTCGGTCGCATACAGCGTGAAGTGGTAGCGGTGGATGCGCTCGTCGTTCCACGGTGAGCAGGGGCCTTCGTAGCCGTAGTAGTCGCCAGCCATCTCGGGATCGGAGGCCATGAAGCCGGTGTACTCGTTGATGCCCTGGCGCGAGCCGGGCGGTCCCTTGGGATGCTTCTTGCCGCGCGGGGTGATGCCGTCGGAGCACTCGCCCTCGGCAACACCGCCGTCGCGCGGCGCGATGTCCACCATCGCCCAGTGGCAGAACTCCACCCGCGGGAGCTCCTGCGCGATCACTGTGCCTTCCTTGTTGAAGTGATCGAGCGAAGAGGGCACGTCCACGTCGATGCAGAGCAGTACCAGCGACTTCGCGCCCCGCGGCAAATCCGACCAGGAAAGCTGCGGATTGCGGTTCTGGCCGAGCTTCATGTGCACTTTGGCATCGGGGATGCCGAATGCGCAGCGGCCCGGGATCGGCTCGCCGTCGCGGAAGGAGGTGGAGGTCAATTTCATCTTCTTTGCACCTTTTTCATGGACAACCGGACCATGACGGCGCGGAATTCCTGTGATCCCGGCGGCCAGTCCCGTCATTCTTGGCGTGTCACGCTGACGAAGCAAGGCGGTGGGGCCGCCCGCAGGCGCCGTCTCGCGCGTATTCGCCCAAGCCACCTATAATCGCGCGCATGGCCCACCATCACGCCCCCACCAAGGAAGCCGTTACCATCGCCGGCCCCGCGGGTGCGCTCGAGGCCTTGCTGGAGGTGCCCGACCGGAGCCAGTTCTCGCGTGTTGCCGTCATCTGCCACCCGCACCCATTGCACCACGGCTCGATGCTGAACAAGGTCGTGCATACGATGGCGCGGGCGATGCTCGACCTCGGTTACCCTGCGTTGCGATTCAACTTCCGGGGCGTGGGCGCGAGCGAAGGCCAGTTCGCCGAGGGTGTCGGCGAAACCGAGGATGCGCAGGCCGTCTGTGCCTGGGGCCGGGAGCGTTACGGTGATGCCGGCCTGGTGCTGGCGGGTTTCTCCTTCGGTGCGATGGTCGCCTGTCGAGCTGCGCTCGCCGTGCGGCCGGAGTGGCTGATCACGGTCGCTCCGCCCGTGGCGCGCACGCAGAAGCTGCTCGACGGGCAACGACCGCCAGGACCATGGCTCATCGTCCAGGGCGATGCTGATGGCGTGGTCCCGGCCCACGAGGTCGCACAATGGGCCGAGGAACTCGGCTCTGCGGCCGAGCTGGTGATGCTTTCCGGCGTGGATCATTTCTTCCACGGCAGGCTCACCATGCTGCGCCAGACACTCGTCGGGCGACTCGCTACAAGCCGGCCGGCAGGAGCGAGCGCATGATCGGCAGGCTGGGCGCGCTGCTGCAGCGGCTGTCGCAGCCGGGGCACGCACCGGTGGACCCCGATCGGGTGCCGCTCGCCATGGCCGCATTGCTGGTAGAGGCGGCGCGCGCCGATCACAACGTCAAGGAGGCCGAGCTCGAGGAGCTCGGCACGCTGCTCGCAGGGCGGCTGGGACTCGCGCCCGAGGAGGCGAGCAAGCTGGTGCGCCGGGCACGCGCGGCGGTGGAGCAGTCCGTATCGCTCTACGAGTTCACGCGCCCGCTGCACGAGGCGTTCAGTTATGCCGAAAAGGAAGAGTTCGTCGGCATGCTCTGGCACGTGGCCTGTGCCGACCGGCGCCTCGACAAGTACGAGGACTACCTCGTCGGCAAGGTATCCGAGTTGCTCTACGTCGCGCGCGGCGACGTGATCCGGTTGCGTCACGAGGCGCTGCAGATCAAGCAGGCTGCAGCGGGAGGCGACTGAGGGCCTGCCTTACTCGGTGTAGAACGTGCGGGTGAAGCGCACGCTGAAACGGCTGGTCTCGTTGATCGGCGTGGCGTCGACAGTGAAAACCAGCGTCTCGGCATTCGAGACCGCAAAGTCGCCGATGTAATAAATCGCATCGCCCTCGCGGATCTCGCGCAGGTTCGAGTCCTTGACCTGCCCGGTGTCGTTGGCGACCAGCGCAGCCACACTGCCCGGAACCGGTCTGCCGATGGAACCTTCCTCCTTCTTGATGATGGAGACGTTCAGCAGTGCCCGATTCTTGCTGCGCACGATGTTGTAGGCCTTCGCCACCTCCGGCGTGAGCTGGTCGGTCGAGATGGCGTTGAAGTGCACCACGTAATCGCCGAAGTCCTTGCTGGCAACCCCGGCTGGTTCCGCGGGCGGCGGATTGCCCGCGGGGCTGCCAGCGCTCGGCGCGCCTGGCTTCGGAGCGCAGGCGGCGAGCACACAGACGGCCACGGCTGCAAGGAGCGCGCGGCGGGTAGCAGTGTTCGTGACCATCACATCACCACCTTGGGATCGGCAGAGCCAGACTATAAACCAGAATCACGCCGCCCGCCGTCGCTCAGCTTCGCCGGATGACCGGCGGCAGGCGCCGTGGCTGGTCGATGCGAAAGAGCTTGTCCCGGCCCGTGTCGCCGCGCACCAGGGTGACCCGTGCCGCGCTCACGCCGAAGGTCTCGGCGAGCACCTCGCGGGCCTGGGCATTGGCCTTGCCGTCGACCGGCGGCGCGGTGAGGGCGAGGCGCAGGCGATCGCCGACCAGCGGCCCAAGCCCAATGCGACCCGAGCGCGGTTGCACGCGTACCGGCAGCAGCAGTGCGTCGTCCTGCCAGCGCCCGCAAGCGAGCTCGGGCCGGGCTGCCGGCATTCAGAACGGGATGCACACGATGCCGGCGAGCGGCACGCGCGCAGGTATGAGCCGTTGCAGAAAGCCGATGATCAGAAATGCAGCGATCGGCGAGAGATCGAGGCCTCCGATCGTGGGGATCACCCGGCGCAGCGGGGCGAGCAGCGGCGCCACGACGCTCGCCAGCAGGGCGAGCGCCGGGTTGTAGCCGCCGGGCGAGAGCCAGCTCGACAACACGTAGACGATCAGCAGCCAGAAGTACACGTTCAGGACTACATGCACCAGCCGGAGCAGGGCCAGCACCACGATCTGGTCGACTTGCGGATTGCCGACGCAGGAAAGCTGCAACAGGAGCGCCGTGGCGGCCGTCTGCAGCAGGATCAGCACCACGAGGGTGGCGGTGTCGAGCGGGCCTGCCGCCGGGACGATGCGTCGCGCCGGAATCACCAGCGGGTTGGTCACCTTGATGATGAGCTGGGCGAGCGGGTTACGGAAGTCGGCGCGAACCCAGCCGAGGGCGAGCCGCAGGACGAAGGTGATCACGTACAGCTCGAGCAAGGTGGAGACGACGAATACCAGCGCGTTCTGCATCGACAGGTAACTCCCTTGCCTGGTTTCAGCGCGTCGCGCTGCCGAGTTCGGCGCCACGATCCCGCGCGGCGGTGATCGCCCGCTTCAGGGCTTCGCGCCAGCCGGCCGCGTCCAGCACCGCCAGTGCTGCGGCGGTGGTGCCACCCGGTGAGGTGACGCTATCGCGCAGCGGTGCGAGGCCACCGCCGGTTGCCACCGCAACGCCCGCCGCGCCGAGCGCAGTCTGCCGGACCAGCGTACGGGCGGTCTCCATCGGCAGGCCGAGCGCCACGGCGGCTTCTTCCATGGCTTCCATCAGCAGGTAGAAATATGCGGGGCCGCTGCCCGACACCGCGGTCACCGCGTCCATGAGTGACTCGTCATTCACCCATAACGCCTGCCCGGTGGCTGCAGCGATGTACTGTGCCTGTGCCCGTTGCGCGGCACCCACTCCGACGGCGGCGACCAGGACCGACATCCCTGCTCCGACCAGCGCGGGCTGGTTGGGCATGATGCGCACGGCGGCGCCGCCCGGAGCGACACCGCGCTGGAGCGTGGCCAGCGTGATGCCCGCAGCGACCGACACGAGCAGTTGTCCGGGCGGGCGACGCAGGCCGGCGAGTTCGCCGAGCACCGCGGGTATCACCTGCGGCTTGACGGCGAGCACCAGCACCCCGGCCCCGACTGCTGCCGAAGCGCTGGCGTCCGTTACCTGCAGTTGCGGGTGCAGGGCGGCAAGGCTCTCGCGGGCGGCTGTGGCCGGCTCCGCGATCGCAATGCAGGCCGGCTCATGCCCGGCGCGCAGCAGGCCGGCGACCATCGCCCGCGCCATGTTGCCGCCGCCGACGAACCCGATCTGCAGATTGCGCTCGCTCATGTCAGGCTGACCCCGCGTCACGGGCGCCGAACAACGCCGTGCCCACGCGTACCATGGTACTGCCTTCGGCGATTGCCAGCTCGAGGTCCTCGGACATGCCCATGGAAAGCGTGTCGAGCGGGTGGCCAGCCGCGCGCAGCTCGTCGAACAGCTGGCGTACACGGCAAAACTCCGCGCGCAATTCCCCGGCGCTGAGCCGTGGCCTCGGCATGAACATCAGCCCCCGCAGCTTCAGTCGCGGCATCTCCTCGATCTGCGCGGCAAGCAGGGGCGCATCCGCCGCAGCGAGTCCGCCACGGCCTGAGGCGGGCTCGGGACGAATCTGCAGGCAGACCTGCAGGTCTGCCGCGTGAAACGGCCGCTGGCGCGAGAGTCGTGTCGCGACCTCGGCGCTGGCTACCGTCTGTGCCCACTGGAAATGTCCGGCGATCAGCCGTGTCTTGTTCGCCTGTATCGCGCCGATGAAATGCCAGGTCGTGGCTTCGTTGAATTGCGTGATCTTCGGCACGGCTTCCTGCACGTAATTTTCGCCAAAATCGGCCAGTCCGGTCTGGTGTGCTGCCCGGATGGCGTCGACGGGCTGTGATTTGCTGACGGCG
This genomic interval from Gammaproteobacteria bacterium contains the following:
- a CDS encoding cysteine synthase family protein, with the translated sequence MRSVECLAALVGQTPLLEIRYRLGGRRRRLYAKFEVMNMTGSVKDRMALHILRRAQERGELKDGDVIVEATSGNTGISFSALGRALGHRVRIYMPDWMSHERVHLMHSLGAEVIPVAKSQGGFVGSIALTREYAAENANVYLPRQFDNPDNVEAHELMTGPEIETQLARFGVKADAFIAGVGTGGTVMGVGRYLRRDGRKVRVHPLEPANSPTLRTGKKVGSHRIQGISDEFIPSIVKLDQLDAVVDVWDGDAILMSQALCHRIGLGVGISAGANIVGAIKLGEELGDDAVVVTVICDSNKKYLSTALAAAEPPQDDYITPQVQLDSFISVR
- a CDS encoding YbhB/YbcL family Raf kinase inhibitor-like protein, coding for MKLTSTSFRDGEPIPGRCAFGIPDAKVHMKLGQNRNPQLSWSDLPRGAKSLVLLCIDVDVPSSLDHFNKEGTVIAQELPRVEFCHWAMVDIAPRDGGVAEGECSDGITPRGKKHPKGPPGSRQGINEYTGFMASDPEMAGDYYGYEGPCSPWNDERIHRYHFTLYATDLERCPVEGRFTAAEVRKAIAGHVLAEARLTGTYTMNQDLL
- the proC gene encoding pyrroline-5-carboxylate reductase, whose amino-acid sequence is MSERNLQIGFVGGGNMARAMVAGLLRAGHEPACIAIAEPATAARESLAALHPQLQVTDASASAAVGAGVLVLAVKPQVIPAVLGELAGLRRPPGQLLVSVAAGITLATLQRGVAPGGAAVRIMPNQPALVGAGMSVLVAAVGVGAAQRAQAQYIAAATGQALWVNDESLMDAVTAVSGSGPAYFYLLMEAMEEAAVALGLPMETARTLVRQTALGAAGVAVATGGGLAPLRDSVTSPGGTTAAALAVLDAAGWREALKRAITAARDRGAELGSATR
- a CDS encoding DUF4426 domain-containing protein, with the protein product MVTNTATRRALLAAVAVCVLAACAPKPGAPSAGSPAGNPPPAEPAGVASKDFGDYVVHFNAISTDQLTPEVAKAYNIVRSKNRALLNVSIIKKEEGSIGRPVPGSVAALVANDTGQVKDSNLREIREGDAIYYIGDFAVSNAETLVFTVDATPINETSRFSVRFTRTFYTE
- the htpG gene encoding molecular chaperone HtpG, with protein sequence MTTRETHGFQAEVKQLLHLMIHSLYSNREIFLRELISNASDAADKLRFEAIAHPEYLAEDPELAIRVAIDAGAGTLSISDNGIGMSRDEVVQQLGTIARSGTAEFVRRLSGDQKQDVNLIGQFGVGFYSAFTVADRVEVLTRRAGLGPEQGVRWESAGDGEFTVETVERAERGTQVTLHLRSDATEFADDFRLRALIRRYSDHIAFPVLMRKAGATAKDVEETREEAVNAARALWTRPKGEIADEEYKEFYKHISHDFTEPLLWSHNRVEGKRVYTSLLFLPARAPFDLWNREKPRGLKLYVRRVFILDDAEQFLPLYLRFMRGVIDADELSLNVSRELLQHDPEVEAIRGGLARRVLDLLEKLAADDPAKYAGFWKEFGRVLKEGPAEDHANRERIAKLLRFTSTRSAGDEPDRSLDDYRAGAPAGQRHIWYLTADSLAAARSSPHLEIFRKRNLEVLLLTDPIDEWVTGHLAEFAELKFRDIRRGELDLEEGEGDGKDESDAPAGEHAALLERLKAALGDEVEKVCVSERLTESPACLSMGEFDMGPQLRRILAASGQAVPDARPILEINPAHALLKRLATEQGEARFGDLAQVLFEQALLTEGRPLKDPGAFVQRVNRLLAG
- a CDS encoding cation diffusion facilitator family transporter; the protein is MATTPHSHAHDPDHPRDHGHDHDHDHDAHDDHDRHERHEHHHSHGHHHHPPPEDLNRAFLIGISLNMLFVVVELVFGVIADSLALIADAGHNLSDVLSLVMAWGAARLARRDPTPRRTYGFRRGTILSSLVSSVLLLVAMGAIGWEALLRFREPAPVAGSVMIWVAGVGVVINGITAWLFAAGRHHDLNVRAAFMHMVGDAAVSVAVVLGGIGVLTLGWLWLDPAISLVIVAVIVVGTWDVLTESLDMAFDAVPKAIDPQDVREFLRQLPGVTGIHDLHIWAMSTTETALTAHLVIPAGLKDDRFLRDVAGELEHRFRIGHATLQVEHGVGPACDQNC
- a CDS encoding TerB family tellurite resistance protein gives rise to the protein MIGRLGALLQRLSQPGHAPVDPDRVPLAMAALLVEAARADHNVKEAELEELGTLLAGRLGLAPEEASKLVRRARAAVEQSVSLYEFTRPLHEAFSYAEKEEFVGMLWHVACADRRLDKYEDYLVGKVSELLYVARGDVIRLRHEALQIKQAAAGGD
- a CDS encoding CocE/NonD family hydrolase, coding for MAHHHAPTKEAVTIAGPAGALEALLEVPDRSQFSRVAVICHPHPLHHGSMLNKVVHTMARAMLDLGYPALRFNFRGVGASEGQFAEGVGETEDAQAVCAWGRERYGDAGLVLAGFSFGAMVACRAALAVRPEWLITVAPPVARTQKLLDGQRPPGPWLIVQGDADGVVPAHEVAQWAEELGSAAELVMLSGVDHFFHGRLTMLRQTLVGRLATSRPAGASA
- a CDS encoding YggT family protein — encoded protein: MQNALVFVVSTLLELYVITFVLRLALGWVRADFRNPLAQLIIKVTNPLVIPARRIVPAAGPLDTATLVVLILLQTAATALLLQLSCVGNPQVDQIVVLALLRLVHVVLNVYFWLLIVYVLSSWLSPGGYNPALALLASVVAPLLAPLRRVIPTIGGLDLSPIAAFLIIGFLQRLIPARVPLAGIVCIPF
- a CDS encoding HAD family phosphatase; protein product: MHGMNVVFDLGRVVVRWEPDAVIETVFADPLVRARVRRDVIDHPDWLELDRGTLAPATAVTRAAQRTGLPADALALFMRRVPPSLTPITGTIDLLHRLKARGHTLFCLSNMHAASIEYLERTQTFWDAFAGKVISCRVQLCKPEPAIYAHLLGAFGLDATATVFIDDLDVNLSAAARFGILTIRFEDPAQCERELRTLGCL
- a CDS encoding YggS family pyridoxal phosphate-dependent enzyme, whose translation is MTAITEKLTVLRERIDAAARAANRQAASVTVVAVSKSQPVDAIRAAHQTGLADFGENYVQEAVPKITQFNEATTWHFIGAIQANKTRLIAGHFQWAQTVASAEVATRLSRQRPFHAADLQVCLQIRPEPASGRGGLAAADAPLLAAQIEEMPRLKLRGLMFMPRPRLSAGELRAEFCRVRQLFDELRAAGHPLDTLSMGMSEDLELAIAEGSTMVRVGTALFGARDAGSA
- a CDS encoding DUF167 family protein; amino-acid sequence: MPAARPELACGRWQDDALLLPVRVQPRSGRIGLGPLVGDRLRLALTAPPVDGKANAQAREVLAETFGVSAARVTLVRGDTGRDKLFRIDQPRRLPPVIRRS